A genomic segment from Bradyrhizobium sp. CB1015 encodes:
- a CDS encoding septum formation initiator family protein yields MVSRARLKSILTGLALYAMAAAIVGYFGVNAYTGKYGLNARQELDQEIIALTSELAQLKRERARSEQRVSLLRSEKIDPDMLDERARFQLDYVHPRDLVRMIPAN; encoded by the coding sequence ATGGTCTCCCGCGCGCGCCTGAAATCGATCCTGACCGGCCTTGCCCTCTATGCGATGGCGGCGGCGATCGTCGGCTATTTCGGCGTCAACGCCTACACCGGCAAATACGGTCTCAACGCCCGCCAGGAGCTCGACCAGGAGATCATCGCGCTGACCAGCGAGCTGGCTCAGCTCAAGCGCGAGCGCGCCAGGAGCGAACAACGGGTGTCGCTGCTGCGGTCCGAGAAGATCGACCCGGACATGCTGGACGAGCGCGCGCGCTTCCAGCTCGACTATGTCCATCCGCGCGATCTCGTTCGGATGATCCCGGCGAACTAG
- a CDS encoding NADPH-dependent FMN reductase yields MAYNIVTIAGSLRKDGFSLKIANALAKLAPASLKLEVITPAGISFFNQDLEGAPPADWLAFRDKLQKSNGVLFVTPEYNRSIPGVLKNAIDVASRPYGKSSFLGKPVGIISNSPGPLGGVSAAKHLQTILPGISGPILQQPEIYLNGVGDAFDADGNLTKDSLKTVLQQYIDAFAAHVAKNQG; encoded by the coding sequence ATGGCCTATAATATCGTCACGATCGCTGGCAGCCTGCGCAAGGACGGCTTCTCGCTCAAGATCGCCAATGCGCTCGCCAAGCTCGCGCCTGCCTCGCTCAAGCTCGAGGTGATCACGCCGGCGGGCATCTCGTTCTTCAATCAGGACCTCGAGGGCGCGCCGCCCGCGGACTGGCTCGCCTTCCGCGACAAGCTCCAGAAGTCGAACGGCGTCCTGTTCGTCACGCCCGAATACAACCGCTCGATTCCGGGCGTCCTGAAGAACGCCATCGACGTCGCCTCGCGGCCTTATGGCAAGAGCTCATTCCTCGGCAAGCCGGTCGGCATCATCTCCAACTCGCCGGGGCCGCTCGGCGGCGTCAGCGCGGCCAAGCATCTGCAGACCATCCTGCCTGGCATTTCCGGTCCGATTCTTCAGCAGCCGGAAATCTATCTCAATGGCGTCGGCGATGCCTTCGATGCGGACGGCAACCTGACCAAGGACTCCCTCAAGACGGTGCTGCAGCAATACATCGATGCCTTCGCCGCGCATGTGGCGAAGAATCAGGGCTGA